The Natribaculum luteum genome contains the following window.
CGCGTCGGTTCGCCGCCTCCTGCCGTGATCCGACTCGTCCTCGCCGTCGTCCTCACGCTCGCGCTGGTCGGCCTCTCCATGCCGGCGGTCGACCGCGCCGGAACGGTTCGGACGGACGAACGAGTCGGATCGGACGTCGCCGCTCTCGACCGGGCGGCCACCGCGTTGCTCGAGCACGAGGAACTCCCGCCGCCCGGGACGGCGGGACCGCGGCGGATCGTGACACTCTCGCTACCGTCTCCGTCGCTCGCCCGGGCGCCGGTCGACTACGTCGTCGTCGGCGACGCGTTCGACTCCAGGACCGACGAGGACCGCATCGTCGCCTACCGTGTCGGTAGGGGCGCAGAACGACTCGTCCACGTCGACGCCCCGATCCGGACGGCAGGCAGCGATCCACTCGTCCTCCGAGGTTCAGGCGAGTACGACCTCGTCCTCACCCTCGAGCGCGACGCCAGCGACGATCCGGTCGTCGTCGTTTCCCTGCCGTGAGTTTATACCGGAAGGCGCGGCCAGCACCCCCATGCGATCACTCATCGATCGGTTCGC
Protein-coding sequences here:
- a CDS encoding DUF7311 family protein produces the protein MIRLVLAVVLTLALVGLSMPAVDRAGTVRTDERVGSDVAALDRAATALLEHEELPPPGTAGPRRIVTLSLPSPSLARAPVDYVVVGDAFDSRTDEDRIVAYRVGRGAERLVHVDAPIRTAGSDPLVLRGSGEYDLVLTLERDASDDPVVVVSLP